In Fundulus heteroclitus isolate FHET01 unplaced genomic scaffold, MU-UCD_Fhet_4.1 scaffold_123, whole genome shotgun sequence, a genomic segment contains:
- the LOC118558328 gene encoding uncharacterized protein LOC118558328, with amino-acid sequence MRSEGSGLQHAQCLFTSVYHANTDLLKNVEKLWQTDVLPYQNEKTVARSKLDQEAVDLLEKRTERVCVDGILRYATPLLRKKNMPVLKASPESVMFNLRSNEKRLSKNPTMANTYQEEIRKLVQAGSVAKLDPQDTTSDGESWLIPHHMVSHNHKNRLVFNCSHQYQGLNLNDFLLPGPTLSASLLGVLIRFREHAVAISSDIKGMFHQVRLLPEDRPLLRFLWRDQAKDRPPDIYEWQVLPFGTTCSPCCATYALQRHVTDHSQEGEDVRFSVERCFYVDNWLQSLASVETARALVDKLRALLLSAGFDLRQWSSNATEVISHLPSEARSPATELWLAQDKHDPSESTLGLSWNPQKDLIGYKHRPLSYGTLTMRNIYKVLASQYDPLGYILPYTTRAKVMVRQLWEKRRDWDDPLLPLDVQQLWAQWESELQLLPQVTLPRHYTQAADDASIINRQVHIFCDASEQVYGSVAYLRSEDSQGQVHLSFILARSRVAPRRQLSIPRLELSAALTGAQLAKLLNAELTLKIDTTTLWTDSTTVLRWILADSCRYKVFVGTRVAEIQELTDLKSWRYVDSARNPADDITRGKTLKDLSEPNRWNQGPPFLLQTSDCWPTDPATPLEEEHTELRKSVFCGLTSTITSSNADPETYKDWQELLESTAQTLHTADGKDGHLSAEDYRKAERHLVKRIQHDSFPEEIRCLSSGKPVANNSRLRALAPQLDEDGEIRVGGRLRYAKDLELGAVHPIVLDPNHPFTRLLIQDYDRRLCHPGPERLFADIRRNFWILRGREAV; translated from the coding sequence ATGAGATCAGAGGGCAGTGGTCTCCAACACGCCCAGTGTTTGTTTACATCTGTTTACCACGCTAATACGGACCTACTGAAGAATGTGGAGAAACTCTGGCAGACTGATGTTCTTCCCTACCAGAACGAAAAGACAGTGGCTCGTTCCAAGCTGGATCAAGAAGCTGTGGACCTGTTGGAGAAGAGAACGGAACGGGTGTGCGTGGATGGGATTCTTCGTTACGCTACACCACTGCTACGGAAGAAAAATATGCCTGTTCTTAAAGCCTCTCCCGAATCAGTGATGTTCAACTTGAGGAGCAATGAGAAAAGATTGAGTAAGAACCCAACGATGGCTAACACATATCAGGAGGAGATTCGGAAGCTGGTCCAGGCTGGTAGTGTGGCGAAGTTGGACCCCCAAGACACTACATCTGATGGGGAGTCGTGGCTCATTCCTCATCATATGGTGAGCCATAACCACAAGAACAGGCTGGTGTTCAATTGCTCTCACCAGTACCAAGGCCTCAACCTCAACGACTTCCTACTACCTGGACCTACCCTCAGTGCATCACTTCTGGGGGTGTTGATTCGGTTCCGGGAACATGCCGTCGCCATCAGCAGCGATATAAAAGGGATGTTCCACCAAGTTCGCCTCCTCCCAGAAGATAGACCCCTTTTGAGGTTCTTGTGGCGGGATCAGGCTAAAGACCGACCACCAGACATTTATGAATGGCAGGTGCTTCCCTTTGGCACCACCTGTAGCCCCTGTTGTGCGACATATGCCCTCCAGCGTCACGTCACTGACCACAGTCAGGAGGGAGAGGATGTGCGGTTTTCGGTGGAGCGGTGTTTCTACGTCGACAACTGGCTACAAAGCTTAGCATCTGTGGAGACAGCCAGAGCCTTGGTGGATAAGCTCCGGGCGTTGCTCCTCTCCGCAGGATTTGACCTTCGTCAATGGTCAAGTAACGCAACGGAGGTGATCAGTCACTTACCAAGTGAGGCCCGTTCCCCTGCGACAGAGCTCTGGCTGGCACAAGACAAGCACGATCCATCGGAAAGCACACTTGGACTTAGTTGGAACCCTCAAAAGGACCTCATCGGTTACAAACACCGTCCCCTCAGTTATGGGACATTGACCATGAGGAACATCTACAAGGTTCTCGCCTCCCAGTACGATCCCCTGGGTTACATCTTGCCATACACGACCCGTGCTAAGGTGATGGTTCGTCAGCTGTGGGAGAAGCGGCGGGATTGGGATGACCCTCTGCTCCCTCTGGATGTCCAGCAGCTGTGGGCACAGTGGGAAAGTGAACTTCAACTACTTCCCCAAGTTACCTTACCCAGACATTACACACAGGCAGCTGATGATGCTTCAATCATCAACAGACAAGTACACATATTCTGTGATGCTTCGGAACAGGTTTATGGGTCGGTGGCGTACCTCAGGTCTGAGGATAGTCAAGGTCAAGTACACCTATCCTTTATCCTCGCTCGCTCACGGGTGGCACCCAGGCGACAATTGTCCATACCCCGGTTGGAGCTTTCTGCAGCCCTGACAGGAGCCCAACTAGCTAAGCTGTTGAACGCAGAGCTTACCCTGAAGATCGACACTACAACCTTGTGGACAGATTCCACCACAGTGTTAAGATGGATCCTTGCAGACTCCTGTCGCTATAAAGTATTTGTGGGCACCCGAGTGGCCGAAATTCAAGAGTTAACTGACTTGAAGTCCTGGCGTTATGTCGATTCAGCCAGAAATCCGGCTGACGACATCACTCGGGGTAAGACCCTAAAGGATCTGTCTGAGCCGAACCGGTGGAACCAAGGACCCCCCTTTCTACTCCAGACTTCAGATTGCTGGCCTACCGATCCAGCCACCCCACTGGAAGAGGAACACACGGAGCTGCGGAAATCAGTCTTTTGTGGTTTAACTTCAACGATTACCTCCTCGAACGCCGACCCTGAAACCTATAAGGACTGGCAGGAATTGCTTGAGTCCACGGCCCAGACTCTGCATACGGCGGATGGCAAAGATGGACACCTGAGTGCGGAGGACTATCGCAAAGCGGAGAGACACCTTGTCAAGAGGATACAACACGATAGCTTTCCCGAAGAGATCAGGTGTCTGAGTTCTGGCAAGCCGGTTGCTAACAACAGTAGGTTGCGTGCCTTAGCTCCCCAGTTGGATGAAGACGGAGAAATCAGAGTAGGGGGTCGGCTGAGATACGCGAAGGACCTGGAGCTGGGAGCGGTGCATCCCATCGTTCTAGATCCGAACCACCCATTCACCAGACTGTTAATACAGGATTACGATCGACGTTTGTGTCATCCAGGCCCTGAGCGATTGTTTGCGGACATACGTCGGAACTTCTGGATACTGCGAGGAAGAGAAGCGGTTTGA